In one window of Fictibacillus phosphorivorans DNA:
- a CDS encoding PQQ-dependent sugar dehydrogenase, whose translation MEKVKVRLRPIIRNINLPIVIKTTILPGDSMERLFIATQVGEIFCIGNEGIRTFLDIRSRIIKLGVSGGGYDERGLLGLAFHPQFYYNGLFYLHYSLAGSQGPGAFSNSEDPTQNRDALPKFFKPDPCKPKTLNLRWTNREARYDHIDTVEEWTLQASGQPEKRRTLLNIRRPFFNHNGVNSLTFSPETGRLILTTGDGGSGYDPFNLSQDDMEIAGKIIEIDVEKNTFGINPPVVTRFHELPVSIQGILTVIAKGGRNLPGISFQRHDNQYIKYVGNVGQDLVESVFSFVHYKPLPVIQLVKAYLMNTRLQEDGFINFGWRGWEGTFPTTIIKECSPDSSLEKQTFAYYKDALKTSVQRIQPLTCYYHQDPRPGKFGGSALTAVQSYMGSGIPHLKGSVVFTDFAVEDSPPPNRGTLAYTKIRTDGKLNDYDIIETDYDFGSESSFYVSLGANLNQTRLYLGVYASNKVNDYNQGTIFEIVP comes from the coding sequence GTGGAAAAAGTGAAAGTGCGTTTACGCCCCATTATTCGTAACATAAATTTACCCATTGTAATCAAAACAACCATTCTACCAGGTGACTCAATGGAAAGATTATTTATCGCAACCCAGGTAGGGGAGATTTTTTGTATAGGAAATGAAGGAATTCGGACGTTTTTAGATATTCGCTCACGTATCATAAAGTTAGGTGTTTCTGGCGGTGGTTATGATGAAAGGGGATTGCTCGGTCTAGCGTTTCATCCTCAATTTTATTATAACGGTCTGTTTTATCTTCATTATTCATTAGCTGGATCACAAGGCCCTGGTGCTTTCTCTAATTCAGAAGATCCTACACAGAATCGAGATGCTCTTCCAAAATTTTTCAAACCAGATCCTTGTAAACCTAAAACTTTAAATTTAAGGTGGACAAACAGAGAAGCAAGATATGATCATATCGATACCGTTGAGGAATGGACTTTACAAGCAAGTGGCCAACCTGAAAAGCGAAGAACGTTACTTAATATAAGAAGGCCATTTTTTAATCATAATGGTGTTAATAGCTTAACTTTTTCACCTGAAACAGGAAGACTTATTTTGACAACTGGAGATGGTGGGTCAGGCTATGATCCGTTCAATTTAAGTCAAGATGATATGGAGATCGCTGGTAAAATTATTGAAATCGATGTAGAGAAAAACACATTTGGTATTAATCCACCCGTAGTGACACGTTTTCATGAACTTCCTGTAAGTATTCAAGGAATACTCACCGTGATTGCAAAAGGGGGACGCAACCTTCCAGGTATTTCATTTCAAAGACACGATAATCAGTATATTAAATATGTAGGGAACGTCGGACAGGATTTGGTAGAGTCCGTTTTTTCATTTGTACATTATAAGCCGTTGCCAGTGATACAGCTTGTTAAAGCTTATCTCATGAATACTAGATTACAAGAAGATGGATTTATTAATTTCGGTTGGCGAGGTTGGGAAGGTACATTTCCTACTACTATTATAAAAGAATGTTCTCCAGATTCTTCTTTAGAAAAGCAAACATTCGCTTATTACAAAGATGCGTTAAAAACTTCCGTTCAGCGCATTCAGCCACTCACTTGTTATTATCATCAAGACCCCCGCCCTGGTAAGTTTGGAGGAAGTGCTCTAACAGCTGTTCAATCTTATATGGGGAGTGGGATTCCACATTTAAAAGGAAGCGTTGTTTTTACCGATTTTGCGGTAGAAGATTCACCACCTCCGAATAGAGGAACTTTAGCTTATACTAAAATAAGAACAGACGGTAAACTAAATGATTACGATATCATTGAGACCGATTATGATTTCGGTTCTGAATCATCGTTTTACGTTAGTTTAGGAGCAAACCTAAATCAAACTAGACTCTATTTAGGAGTGTATGCTTCTAATAAGGTGAATGATTATAATCAAGGAACTATTTTTGAAATTGTCCCTTAA
- a CDS encoding MBL fold metallo-hydrolase: MKNFICETCGVQYEGSVHEPASCMICEEERQYVSSKGQSWTTLEAMVESGNYKTEVSVEEENLYRVQTSPSFGIGQTAYLVKENGYNVLWDCVSYIDEDTIKEIRQLGGIDAIALSHPHYYSTQVEWAETFDAPLYIHEDDKMWVTRTSDKIVFWSGDKLELSEGIILQRIGGHFKGGTILEWKQGSHLQGVLLCGDIVRIVADREWVSFMYSYPNFIPLPSATVERIAHRMKELTFTRIYDAFNRVIKEDAGEAVQRSAKRYVDALNGVLFHT, encoded by the coding sequence ATGAAAAACTTTATTTGTGAGACATGTGGGGTTCAATATGAGGGTTCTGTACATGAACCAGCTTCCTGTATGATCTGTGAAGAAGAAAGACAGTATGTGAGTTCAAAAGGACAATCGTGGACTACACTTGAAGCGATGGTTGAGAGTGGTAATTATAAAACGGAAGTTAGTGTCGAAGAGGAGAATCTTTATCGTGTTCAGACGAGCCCGAGTTTTGGGATCGGCCAAACGGCATATCTCGTAAAAGAAAATGGATATAACGTGTTATGGGATTGTGTGAGTTACATAGATGAAGATACCATTAAAGAAATTCGGCAACTGGGTGGTATCGATGCAATTGCGCTATCACATCCTCATTATTATTCGACTCAAGTGGAATGGGCTGAGACATTTGATGCTCCACTCTACATACATGAAGATGATAAGATGTGGGTAACGAGAACAAGTGACAAGATCGTTTTCTGGTCGGGAGACAAGCTAGAACTTAGTGAAGGAATAATCCTTCAGAGAATCGGTGGCCATTTTAAAGGAGGTACCATCCTTGAATGGAAACAAGGGAGCCACCTTCAAGGTGTTCTTCTTTGTGGCGATATTGTACGTATCGTAGCAGACCGGGAATGGGTCAGTTTCATGTACAGTTATCCTAACTTTATTCCTTTACCGAGTGCTACGGTAGAGAGGATTGCTCATCGGATGAAAGAATTAACCTTCACTCGTATCTATGATGCATTTAACCGAGTGATTAAAGAAGATGCTGGAGAAGCGGTTCAACGATCAGCAAAGAGATATGTTGATGCGCTGAACGGAGTGTTGTTTCATACATAA
- a CDS encoding S9 family peptidase, producing MSPLTVNEVLHMNEPAELVHMSISSNGKWLSFCLSGNAKSRSVGVSQAVEGNSQWVCNLETGESFPIAEEADSSWGGVWSPNGETLAFFADQHSKAQLWLWTPSDRSLKLASDITVRPFFGMEKPVWTKDGKRIIVKAMPVEHVDENHFCSSDSFKTSSLKKSVSKPQVFITSNSLNNETEDLTYWENRYRADLILVDVSTGTHKTLTRGLRPVGIELSSNGKYLAFTNCLGDEHVNSQQNVFELCIISLGDYKETHLTRIVNKIQMDYGWSFCWGLDNETIYYLTSGPQSEGGLWLVNTRSTNSSMLKFHNDGMHMGREFDGPISLENGDVLLIVNGGLLRVSSNEAENEFLRVEDREIIAVFPIVNPTQKYIIIQTEEKNEALYGFYKMNYETGKREKIFEEPCVHIPWYIGGAAYQKMYEKEVVTFFSQSSSEPSSIKVLDINAKEIRMKSIINGLDTQELGTSEIIKWKQGDQIFRGALLMPKHRNGKVPVVMRVYGGAMQSENVRFFGLSPYAANNHHLLSTRGFAVFLPDLPMYRSNEPAEEITKAIENALNALVEHPEIDSERIGIIGHSFGGYSALVAITRIQRFKAAVISSGIANLISYYTKFDPPQYSYGWVEDGQANMGTTLWENKEGYIRNSPIFDFDKIQVPVLIVQGTQDHLCSEEAGSMFSALNRIGKTAELILYEEGHSQETWNEDNLTHYHERLIDWYDKYLK from the coding sequence ATGAGTCCTTTAACAGTAAATGAAGTATTACATATGAATGAACCAGCAGAACTAGTGCACATGTCCATATCTTCAAACGGAAAATGGTTATCGTTCTGTTTAAGTGGAAATGCAAAGAGTCGTTCAGTTGGAGTTTCTCAGGCTGTAGAAGGTAATTCTCAGTGGGTATGCAATCTTGAAACGGGAGAATCTTTTCCGATTGCTGAAGAAGCTGATAGCAGTTGGGGGGGCGTATGGTCGCCTAACGGGGAGACACTAGCTTTCTTTGCTGATCAACATAGCAAAGCACAACTTTGGTTGTGGACACCGTCAGATCGTTCTCTAAAACTTGCTTCAGATATAACGGTACGTCCTTTTTTTGGAATGGAAAAGCCGGTTTGGACAAAAGACGGTAAACGTATCATCGTAAAAGCAATGCCTGTTGAGCATGTGGATGAAAACCATTTTTGTTCTTCAGACTCTTTTAAAACTTCGTCTCTCAAGAAATCAGTTTCAAAGCCACAGGTTTTTATAACAAGTAACTCTCTAAATAATGAGACTGAGGATCTAACATATTGGGAAAACCGTTATAGAGCAGATCTCATTTTGGTGGATGTTTCAACCGGAACACATAAAACTCTAACTCGTGGTTTACGACCAGTTGGTATAGAGCTTTCAAGCAATGGTAAATATCTTGCTTTTACAAATTGTTTAGGTGATGAACATGTTAATTCTCAACAAAATGTGTTTGAGCTCTGCATTATATCTCTTGGAGACTACAAAGAAACTCACTTAACCAGAATTGTGAATAAGATTCAAATGGACTATGGATGGAGTTTTTGTTGGGGATTAGATAATGAAACCATTTATTATCTTACGAGTGGACCTCAATCCGAAGGGGGCTTATGGTTAGTAAATACCCGAAGCACAAATTCAAGTATGCTTAAATTCCACAATGATGGTATGCACATGGGAAGAGAATTTGATGGGCCAATTTCCCTTGAGAATGGTGATGTGTTATTAATTGTGAATGGCGGGTTGTTAAGAGTTTCATCTAATGAAGCGGAAAACGAGTTTTTAAGAGTTGAAGATAGAGAGATTATAGCAGTCTTTCCAATCGTAAATCCAACTCAGAAGTATATCATAATACAAACCGAAGAAAAGAATGAAGCTTTATATGGCTTTTATAAAATGAATTATGAAACGGGTAAACGTGAGAAGATATTTGAGGAGCCATGCGTGCATATCCCTTGGTATATAGGTGGAGCGGCATATCAAAAAATGTACGAGAAAGAAGTGGTTACGTTTTTCTCTCAATCATCAAGTGAACCTTCATCTATTAAGGTGCTTGATATAAACGCTAAAGAAATTAGAATGAAATCTATTATAAATGGATTAGATACACAGGAGTTAGGAACATCTGAGATTATTAAATGGAAACAAGGTGATCAAATATTCAGAGGAGCACTGTTAATGCCTAAACATAGGAACGGTAAAGTACCTGTAGTCATGCGGGTTTATGGTGGAGCTATGCAATCTGAAAATGTTCGCTTCTTTGGGCTTAGTCCATATGCAGCAAATAATCATCATCTTTTATCAACGAGAGGGTTTGCGGTCTTCTTACCAGATCTACCTATGTATAGAAGTAATGAACCAGCAGAGGAAATTACAAAAGCGATCGAAAACGCGTTAAATGCACTTGTAGAACATCCAGAGATTGATTCTGAGAGAATTGGCATTATAGGACATTCTTTTGGTGGGTATTCAGCACTTGTTGCCATTACTAGGATTCAAAGATTTAAAGCTGCCGTAATCTCATCTGGTATTGCAAATTTGATAAGTTACTATACAAAGTTTGATCCTCCACAATATAGCTATGGGTGGGTGGAGGACGGACAAGCAAACATGGGAACCACATTATGGGAGAATAAAGAGGGGTACATTAGAAATTCTCCAATATTTGATTTTGATAAAATACAAGTACCTGTTTTAATCGTTCAAGGTACACAAGACCACCTCTGTTCTGAGGAAGCTGGATCCATGTTTTCCGCATTAAACCGAATTGGTAAGACTGCAGAATTAATTTTGTATGAAGAAGGGCATTCTCAGGAGACATGGAATGAGGATAACTTAACACATTATCATGAAAGATTAATAGATTGGTATGATAAATATCTTAAATAA
- a CDS encoding DUF2178 domain-containing protein: protein MEIKSISDIPSAAFYPLKSWAEQSANNWNMLIGIGFLLLMVSIVLAYVFYKKMGNEDERTTNIYLKSSYFMLLTIILCDIVFPTEYMANIFFLFKYALAILACGIYLAVQYKRDFT, encoded by the coding sequence ATGGAAATTAAGTCGATCTCAGATATCCCTAGTGCAGCTTTTTACCCTTTGAAGTCATGGGCGGAACAGTCTGCTAATAATTGGAATATGTTGATTGGAATTGGATTTTTATTGTTGATGGTAAGTATCGTATTGGCTTATGTATTCTATAAGAAGATGGGGAATGAAGATGAACGGACAACAAACATTTATTTAAAGAGTAGCTACTTTATGCTGTTGACGATCATTCTATGTGATATCGTTTTTCCTACTGAGTATATGGCGAACATTTTTTTTCTATTTAAATACGCGCTAGCCATTCTAGCATGTGGTATTTATTTAGCCGTTCAATATAAAAGAGATTTTACGTAA